The sequence CGAACTTGGTGGCGAGGGTGATCTCGTCGCGGTGCGCCCCGACGAACGGCGCGAGGAAGGTCTCGTTGGCGCCGCTGCCGTAGATGTCGGCGGTGTCGAAGAGGGTGACGCCCGCCGCGAGCGCCGTCTCCAGCGTCTCGCGGGCCGAGGCCTCGTCGGTGTCGCCGTAGAACTCGCTGATGCCCATGCAGCCGAGGCCCTGGACCCCGATCCGGGGGCCGCCTCTGCCGAGCTCCACCGTGGCGATCTTGTTGTCAGTCATCAGGCACTGGGCCCTTCCGGCGCCCCCCGGGCGCCCGCATAGAAGTCGATCTTGTAATCCAGCACGGCCAGGGTGTCCTGGAGCTCCGCGATCCGCGTCTTCACGTCGCGGCGGGTCGCCTCCAGCAGTTCCTGCCGTTCCTCGAAGGTGTGGTCGCCCTCACGTATGAGTTCCGCGTACCGGACCATGTGCGCGACCGGCATCCCCGTCAGCCGCAGCTTGGTGACGAAGGAGAGCCAGTCCAGGTCCCGGTTGCTGAAGCGGCGCTGACCGGTGTGCGACCGGTCCACGTGCGGCATGAGGCCGATCCGCTCGTACCAGCGCAGCGTGTGGGCGGTCAGGCCGGTGAAGGCGACCACCTCGCTGATCGTGTACCGGTCCCGCCCGTCGGGGCGCGGGTGCGCCGAGGGGGCGGAGGCGCATATGTCGGCCCGGCTCGAAGTGGTCTCCATCACGGTCATGCCTCCACGCTATGACGTTGGAGTGCACTCGAAGCAAGCAGGACCGGGTGCGGGTTCCGACAGGTGGGACTCGGAATCTACTCTCGTACGCATGCAGAGCCTGGCGATGATCGATAACTGGCCCGTCCCCACCGCGGCGGCGGCCGTCGTACGAGCGGACGGCACGGTCGCCGGTACGCACGGTCCGACCGCGCACCGCTTCCCCCTCGCCTCCGTCACCAAACCGATCGCCGCCTACGCGGCGCTGGTGGCGTACGAGGAGGGCGCGGTGGAACTGGACGAGCCGGCGGGACCCGAGGGGTCGACCGTGCGCCACCTCCTCGCCCACACCAGCGGCCTCGCCTTCGACGAGCACCGGGTGATGGCCCCGCCCGGGAACCGGCGCCTCTACTCCAACGCCGGCTTCGAGGTCCTGGGCGACCACATCGCGAAGGCCGCCGGCATCCCGTTCCCGGAATATGTTCGACAGGCGGTCCTGGAACCCCTCGGCATGACCGCCACCACGCTGGACGGCTCCCCCGCCAAGGACGGCGTCTCCACCGTCGACGACCTCGCGCGCTTCGCCGCCGAGGTGCAGGCCCCCCGCCTGCTCGACCCGCGTACGGTCCTCGCCGCGCAGACCGTCGTCCACCCCGGCCTGAAGGGCGTCCTGCCCGGCTTCGGCCACCAGAACCCCAACGACTGGGGCCTCGGCTTCGAGATCCGCGGCGCCAAGTCCCCGCACTGGACGGGTGCCTCCTCCTCTCCCGCGACCTTCGGCCACTTCGGCCAGTCGGGCACCTTCCTGTGGATCGACCCGGTGGCGGGCGCGGCGTGCGTCGCCCTCACCGACCGGGCCTTCGGCCCGTGGGCGGCCGAGGTGTGGCCGGCGTTCACGGACGCGGTGCTGGCGGAACTGGCGGGGTGACTCAGGCCGTCGCCACCCGCCCCGCGTACCGCTGGGTCCACTCCGTACCGGTGTCGGCGGTGAGCACGACGTCGTAGTAGCCGTGCTCGGTGGGCCAGTCCACCACGGTGGAACGGCCGCCGGGGACGGTGACCTTGCGGGTGCCTCCCGCGTAGTCGTTGGCCCGCAGGGTGTAGCGGACCGGGTGTCGGCCGTCGTTGTGCAGCGCCAGCCGGACCACGGCGCGCCACCCCCGGACCAGCCGCGCCTCGACGCGCGGAAGGCCGATGTGCCGGGTGCTCGTGTGCTCCGGGACCATCTGACCGGCGAAGGAGCGCAGGAAGCCGTCGGGTCCGTAGACCGAGAAGGCGTATCTGCCGTCGGTCTGCGTCGTGTCCCAGGTGTACGCGCGCGGGTCCGCCTCGCTGACCGTGTACGGGGTGTTGGAGAACGGCAGATACCGGTCGGGGAAGACCTGGAGGCTGACCGCCTTGCCCGCCGGGCCGCCGGTCAGGGTCATCGAGGCGGTCACCGTCCCCGCGCTCCGGTCCTCGGTGAACGTGGCATGCGGGTGGAAGGAGAGCCCGCGCGGCTCCATCCGGTCGCGCGGCGGCCTCGGCGGCGTCCCGGTGACCGGGTCGGCGATGACGACCGGGCCGGGGCGCGGGTGCGCGAAGTCGATCGCGCTCGTCAGGTCACCGGCGATGGAGCGGCGCCACGGGGTGATGTTCGGGCAGGTGAACGGCTTGCCCAGATGGGCGGCCCAGGTCTCCAGGAACTTCACCGTCGAGGTGTGGTCGAAGACCTCCGAGGCGACGTAACCGCCCCGCGTCCACGGCGAGACCAGCAGCATCGGCACCCGGGGCCCGAAGCCGTACGGGGTGGTGCCGGCGAACTCGCCGGGCGTGCCCTCCTCCGGGCGGGGCGGCAGGACGTGGTCGAACTTCCCGTCGTTCTCGTCGTAGGTGATGATCACCAGGGTGTGGTTCCAGATGTCCTCGTTGCTCTGGAGCGTCTTGAGGACCTTGTTCATGTAGCGCTCGCCGTGCACCGTGTCGAAGCCCGGGTGTTCGCTCCACGCGGCGGGCATGACCACCCAGGAGACCTCGGGCAGCGGGTGCTCGGCGCCCGGCTCGCAGGCGGCGACGAGGTCGCGCAGGACGGCGTCGAGGTTGGCCTCGGAGTCGTCGTTGGGCGTCGTGGCGCCCTCGTAGACGAAGGAGTTCGCCTTCCAGACCTTGCCGGTGCCCGGTTCGAGTTCGGCCGGGTCGGCGGTGCGGGGGTCGAAGGAGGCGAAGCTGTTGGTGACGTTGCAGCCGTACTCGCCGACGTAGCCGCTCTGGAGGCTGCCGCCGACGCCGTTGCCGCTGTTGTCGGAGTAGACGCGCCAGTCGATGCCCGCCTGCTGGAGCTGTTCGGGGACGGTGGTCCAGGTGCGGGTGTAGTTGTTCTGGCCCGCGTTGGTGGTCTCGCCGCCCGCCGTGCCGCTCATCAGGTAGTAGCGGTTGGGGATGGTGGGCCCGTGCAGCGAGCAGAAGTTCATGTCGCAGACGGTGTACTGGGAGGCGAGCGAGTACATCCACGGCATGTAGTCGGGCGTGTAGTACCACATGCAGTGGTCGCCCTTGTCCTTCACCCAGGTGTCCCAGCGCCCGCCGTTGGCACCGTAGAAGTTGTGCTTGTCGCTCCAGGTCGCGGTCGAGACGGCGGGGGTCACTACGGCCCCGGTGGCGTCCCGCTGCTGGAAGACGGTGGTGCCGTCCTGGAACGTCAGGACCTGCTTGTCGTCGTGCCCGCGCACCCCCTTCAGCTGCCCGAGGTAGTGGTCGAAGGACCGGTTCTCCTGCATGAGGATCACCACGTGCTTCAGGTCGGACATGTCGCCCCTGAAGCCCTTGGGCAGGCGGTACTCTGCCGCTTCGGCCCGCGCGCCGCCGATCGCCCCGGCCACCGGGCCGGCGGCGAGGGCACCGAGCGATACGGCGGCCGTCCGCAGCATCCCGCGCCGGCTGATGCGCATCTCGTTGGCGAACTCGCCGCTGTCGCCGTGCTCGTCGTGCTCGTCGTCGAGGACGTCGGTGTCCGGGCAGGGGGGCTCACTGATCTGAAGAGTCATCGGGGCACCTCTGGGGGAGAGTGGTTCACAGGGAAAGGGGGTCTGCGCGCGCCTGCGAAAACTAGGCCGCCGGTACGAACGGCGGGCGAACCGTGGACGTATTCCTGAGGCACCGGCAGATTTCCATGGCCACGGCACGCAGTCGAGATCCCGCACGGTGATAGCCAAAAATCGTGCCCCGTTGGCCGGTCGGCCGGTCTTGCCGGGACCCTGGCCGCGGGTCACGGACCGCCGCTACGCTCCCCGCCCATGACCGACGCCATAGTCCGCGCCACCGCGTCCGACGTCCCCGCGCTCGCGGGCGTGCTGGCCAGTGCGTACGCCGAGGACCCGGTGTGGTCCTGGCTGATGCCGCACGACCGGGACCGGCGGCTGCGGCTGCTGTTCACCGCGCACCTGGCACAGCAGGTCCCGGCGGGCCGGGTGTGGACGGACGGGGCGCGCACGGTGGCGGCGGTCTGGGCGGAGCCCGGCGCGTGGAAGCTGCCGGTGAGCTACCTGCTGCGCAACGCGGGCACGCTGCTGCGGGCGGGCCGGGCCCAACTGCCGCGTACGGCTGTGCGGTTGCTCGCCCTGGAGCACCGGCACCCGGTCCGCCCCGCGCACTGGTACGTGGAGTACATCGGCACCCACGCCGACGCGCGCGGGACGGGGCGCGGGTCGACGGTCCTCGCCGGCCTCCTGGAACGCGCGGACGCGGACGGCCGGCCGGTGTTCCTGGAGTCGAGCAACAGCCGCAACCTCACGTTCTACCGCCGCCACGGCTTCGAGGTGCGCGAGGAGATGACGTTCCGGTCGGGCCCGCCGATGTGGTCGATGTGGCGCCGGTAGGACGCCCGCACGCAAGAACCTTCGTCACCCATCGTGTTTACGGGGTCGATTTCCGGTTACGAAATGTAGTGACAGACCATCAGTGCCGGACGAAAGGCAGGAACATGAACGTCGTCATCGTGCTGATCCTCGTCGCGGTCCTCGCCCCGCTCGCCTTCGTGGCCCTGGCCCCGAAGGTGCCCGCGCGGCGCAACGCGTTCCCCGGCCGGAGCCGTCGGCGCCCGTCGCCGGTGCGGCTGAGCGAGATCCCGCGGCAGCAGGTCCCCCGGCACCACGCCCGCTGACGCGCGGCCGGCGGCCGGGGCGCCCGGTCAGTGAGCCAGTTCCCAGACCAGCACCTCGGCCGTGTCCGCCGCGACCAGTTCGAGCCCCGTCCCGCCGGTGATCCGGGCCGCGTCCCCCGACGTCAGCTCCTCGTCACCGAGGCGTACCGTCCCGCGCACCACATGCACGTACACGCGCGGGGCGTCGGGGACGGCCGCCCGCTCGCCCTCCGCGAGGCGCCGCACATGGAGCATGGCTCCGGCCTCGGGGAGGGCGTACGGGGTGGAGTCGGCGATGCCGGGGACGGTCGTGTACGAGGGCTCGCCGCCGGGCTCCAGGGGCGCGAGCCACATCTGAAGGAACGTCAGCGGGCTTTCGCCGTCGTTGCGTTCGACGTGGCGGACGCCCGACGCGGCGCTGAGGTGCTGGACGTCGCCGGCGCGGACCACCGTCGCGTGACCGGCCGAGTCGCGGTGGGTCAGCTCGCCCTCGACGACCCAGGTGACGATCTCCGTATGGCTGTGCGGGTGCTCCTCGAAGCCCGCCCCGGGTGCCAGACGCTCCTCGTTGCAGGCGAGGACCGGGCCGAAGCGGAGGTTGTCGGGGTCGTAGAAGGAGCCGAAGGAGAACGAGTGCCGGGACTCGATGCCCGCCGCCCCGTCCCCGCCCTCGAACCGGTCGCCCGCGCGGTGTACGGAAATCACCCGTCCACGGTAGCCCGCCGACGCGGGGAGAGCCCGGCCGGCGGCGGAAGCGACCCGCCACCGGCCCCGGCCCTCCGTGCGTCCGTCCCGATAAGGCAGTCTTGTGTCCGTGCCCCGACCCGATCCTGAGCAGCCCGCTGCGAACGACGCCCATCTCCATGCCGCGACCCTGAAGCGGCTGGAGCAGTCCTCCGGCCGGCTGGCCGCGAACGCGATCGCCCGCATGGACGAGTCGCTGCCGTGGTACCGGGCGATGCCCCCGGAGAACCGGTCCTGGATCGGCCTGGTCGCCCAGGCCGGTATCGCCGCGTTCACCGAGTGGTTCCGGCATCCGGAGACCCCGCAGGCGATCTCGACCGATGTCTTCGGGACCGCCCCGCGCGAGCTGACCCGCGCCATCACGCTGCGGCAGACCGTCGAGATGGTGCGCACCACGATCGAGGTGATGGAGGCCGCGATCGACGAGGTCGCCGCGCCCGGCGACGAATCCGTCCTGCGCGAGGCGCTGCTCGTCTACGCCCGCGAGATCGCGTTCGCGACCGCCCAGGTGTACGCGCAGGCGGCCGAGGCCCGGGGCGCCTGGGACGCCCGGCTGGAGTCGCTCGTGGTGAACGCCGTGCTGTCCGGCGAGGCCGACGAGGGCGCCGTCTCCCGGGCCGCCGCGCTCGGCTGGAACTCGCCGGAGCACGTCTGCGTCCTGCTCGGCACCGCCCCGGACGGGGACAGCGAGCTGACCGTGGAGGCGATCCGGCGGGCCGCCCGGCACGCCAAGCTCCAGGTCCTCACGGGAGTCCTCGGCAACCGACTGGTGGTCATCGCGGGCGGCAGCGACAACCCGCTCCAGGTGGCGAAGGCCCTGATCGGACCGTATGCGGCGGGCCCCGTGGTGGCCGGCCCGGTGGTGGCGGACCTGCTGGCCGCGACCCGGTCCGCGCAGGCCGCCGCGGCCGGACTGAAGGCGTGCGGGGCGTGGCAGGACGCGCCGCGGCCGGTGCTCGCGGACGACCTGCTGCCGGAGCGCGCGATGGCGGGCGACCCCGCCGCGCGCGAGCAGTTGGTGGAGGAGATCTACAGACCGCTCGAAGAGGCGGGCTCCGCGCTCCTGGAGACGCTGAGTGTGTATCTGGAGCAGGCGAGCAGCCTGGAGGGTGCGGCCAGGATGCTGTTCGTGCATCCCAACACCGTGCGCTACCGGCTCCGACGTGTGACAGACGTCACCGGCTGGTCACCTTCCGATGTCCGCTCGGCGTTCACTCTGCGAATCGCCCTCATCCTGGGGCGTCTGGCCGACCGGGATACGCAGTCCTAGACTTTTGTCGGACATCAACAATTCCCCCTACGGTTCTTCGTCCCTGTCCCCACGGGTGTTCGGGACCGTTCACAAGAGAGAGTGTGAGGGTGCTCGTACTCGTCGCTCCCGGCCAAGGCGCTCAGACGCCCGGCTTCCTGACTCCCTGGCTCGACCTCCCCGGTGCCACCGACCGCATCGCGGCCTGGTCCGACGCCATCGGGCTCGACCTCGCCCACTACGGCACCAAGGCCGACGCGGAGGAGATCCGCGACACCGCGGTGGCCCAGCCGCTGCTGGTCGCCGCCGGTCTGCTCTCGGCCGCCGCGCTCGACGCCTCGCCGGGTGTCGTCGCGGGCCACAGCGTCGGTGAGATCACCGCGGCCGCCCTCGCCGGAGTCATCGGCGACGAGGCCGCGCTCCGCTTCGTACGCACCCGCGGTCTCGCCATGGCCGATGCCGCCGCCGTCACCGAGACCGGGATGGCGGCGCTGCTCGGCGGCGACCCTGAGGTCACCGTGGAGCACCTGGAGAAGCTCGGGCTGACCCCGGCGAACGTCAACGGGGGCGGCCAGATCGTCGCGGCCGGCACCGCCGCGCAGATCGCCGCGCTCACCGAGGACAAGCCGGAGGGTGTGCGCCGCGTGGTGCCCCTGAAGGTGGCCGGCGCGTTCCACACGCACCACATGGCTCCCGCCGTCGAGCGGCTGCGCGCGGCGGCCGGTGACCTGGATGTCTCCGACCCGTCCGTGACGTACGTCTCGAACGCGGACGGCAAGACCGTCGCCACCGGCCACGAGGTCATCACCCGGCTCGTCGGCCAGGTCGCCAACCCGGTCCGCTGGGACCTGTGCATGGAGACCTTCAAGGCGCTCGGCGTCACCGCGCTGATCGAGGCCTGCCCCGGCGGCACGCTCACCGGTCTGGCGAAGCGGGCGCTGCCCGGCATCCCGACCCTCGCGCTCAAGACCCCCGACGACCTCGACGCGGCCCGCGCGCTCATCGCTGAGCACGCGGGCGCCTAAGGAGCCCGAGAGCATGTCGAAGATCAAGCCCAGCCAGGGCGCTCCGTACGCGCGGATCATGGGTGTCGGCGGCTACCGGCCGACCCGGGTGGTCCCCAACGAGGTCATCCTGGAGACGATCGACTCGTCCGACGAGTGGATCCGCTCCCGCTCCGGCATCGCGACCCGCCACTGGGCCTCCGAGGAGGAGACCGTGGCCGCGATGTCCGTCGAGGCCGCGGGCAAGGCCGTCGCGGACGCCGGGATCACCCCGGAGCAGATCGGCGCGGTCATCGTCTCCACGGTGTCGCACTTCAAGCAGACCCCGGCCATCGCGACCGAGATCGCCCACAAGGTCGGCGCCGGCAAGCCCGCCGCCTTCGACATCTCGGCCGGCTGCGCGGGCTTCGGCTACGGGCTGACCCTGGCCAAGGGCATGATCGTCGAGGGCTCGGCGGAGTACGTGCTCGTCATCGGTGTCGAGCGGCTGAGCGACCTCACCGACCTGACGGACCGGGCGACGGCGTTCCTGTTCGGCGACGGCGCCGGAGCGGTCATCGTCGGCCCCTCCCAGGTGCCCGCCATAGGCCCGACCGTCTGGGGCTCCGAGGGCGACAAGTCCGAGACGATCAAGCAGACCGTGGCGTGGAACGACTTCCAGGTCGGCGACGTCACGAAGCTGCCCCTCAACGACCGCGGCGAGATCAAGTTCCCCGCCATCACGCAGGAGGGCCAGGCGGTCTTCCGCTGGGCCGTCTTCGAGATGGCGAAGGTCGCCCAGCAGGCGCTGGACGCGGCCGGGATCGCCCCGGAAGACCTGGATGTCTTCATCCCGCACCAGGCCAACATGCGGATCATCGACTCGATGGTGAAGACGCTCAAGCTGCCGGAGAGCGTCACGGTCGCCCGTGACGTGGAGACCACCGGCAACACCTCCGCCGCCTCGATCCCGCTCGCGATGGAGCGGCTCCTGGCGACCGGTCAGGCCAAGAGCGGGGACACCGCTCTCGTCATCGGCTTCGGGGCGGGTCTCGTCTACGCCGCGACGGTCGTTACCCTCCCCTAGGCACACCGGGTCTTTTCACCCGGAAGCCCGAACCCAGCAGATAAACACCGAAGGAGCGCCGACATGGCCGCCACGCAGGAAGAGATCGTCAAGGGTCTCGCCGACATCGTCAACGAGATCGCCGGTATTCCGGCCGAGGACGTCCAGCTGGACAAGTCCTTCACGGACGACCTGGATGTCGACTCGCTGTCCATGGTCGAGGTCGTCGTCGCCGCCGAGGAGCGCTTCGACGTGAAGATCCCCGACGAGGACGTCAAGAACCTCAAGACCGTCGGCGACGCCGCGGACTACATCCTCAAGCACCAGGCCTGATCCAGCCGGTTCGTGTGTCGCCACCCGGCGGTGGCGCCGCTGATTCACGACCCTCTACACGTGGAGAAGATTTTCCAGTGAACTCGACCAATCGCACCGTGGTCGTCACCGGTATCGGCGCAACCACTCCGCTGGGTGGCGATTCCGCATCGACCTGGGAAGGCCTGATGGCCGGCCGTTCCGGTGTCAAGCCCCTCGAGGGCGAACGTTTCGCCGAACTGCCTGTCCGGATCGCGGCCCTGGCGGCCGTCGATCCCGCTGACGTCCTGCCCCGTCCGCTCGCCCGCCGTCTGGACCGCTCGGCGCAGTTCGCGCTGATCGCGGCCCGCGAGGCGTGGGCGGACGCGGGTTTCACCGGCAAGGCCGGTGAGGACGAAACGATCCAGCCCGAGCGGCTGGGTTCGGTGATCGCCTCCGGCATCGGCGGCGTGATCACCCTGCTCGACCAGTACGACGTGCTGAAGGAGAAGGGCGTTCGCCGCGTCTCCCCGCACACCGTGCCCATGCTCATGCCCAACGGCCCGGCCGCCAACGTCGGCATCGAGGTGAACGCCCAGGCGGGCGTCCACACCCCGGTCTCGGCCTGCGCGTCGGGTGCCGAGGCGATCGGGTACGCCGTCGAGATGATCCGCACCGGCCGTGCCGACGTGGTCCTCGCCGGCGGCACCGAGGCGGCGATCCACCCGCTGCCGATCGCCGCGTTCGCCAACATGATGGCGATGTCCAAGAGCAACGACGAGCCGGAGAAGGCCTCGCGCCCGTACGACGTGGGCCGCGACGGCTTCGTCCTCGGCGAGGGGGCCGGCGTCGTCGTCCTGGAGT is a genomic window of Streptomyces sp. NBC_00708 containing:
- a CDS encoding GNAT family N-acetyltransferase gives rise to the protein MTDAIVRATASDVPALAGVLASAYAEDPVWSWLMPHDRDRRLRLLFTAHLAQQVPAGRVWTDGARTVAAVWAEPGAWKLPVSYLLRNAGTLLRAGRAQLPRTAVRLLALEHRHPVRPAHWYVEYIGTHADARGTGRGSTVLAGLLERADADGRPVFLESSNSRNLTFYRRHGFEVREEMTFRSGPPMWSMWRR
- a CDS encoding ACP S-malonyltransferase; this encodes MLVLVAPGQGAQTPGFLTPWLDLPGATDRIAAWSDAIGLDLAHYGTKADAEEIRDTAVAQPLLVAAGLLSAAALDASPGVVAGHSVGEITAAALAGVIGDEAALRFVRTRGLAMADAAAVTETGMAALLGGDPEVTVEHLEKLGLTPANVNGGGQIVAAGTAAQIAALTEDKPEGVRRVVPLKVAGAFHTHHMAPAVERLRAAAGDLDVSDPSVTYVSNADGKTVATGHEVITRLVGQVANPVRWDLCMETFKALGVTALIEACPGGTLTGLAKRALPGIPTLALKTPDDLDAARALIAEHAGA
- a CDS encoding DUF756 domain-containing protein, which gives rise to MTLQISEPPCPDTDVLDDEHDEHGDSGEFANEMRISRRGMLRTAAVSLGALAAGPVAGAIGGARAEAAEYRLPKGFRGDMSDLKHVVILMQENRSFDHYLGQLKGVRGHDDKQVLTFQDGTTVFQQRDATGAVVTPAVSTATWSDKHNFYGANGGRWDTWVKDKGDHCMWYYTPDYMPWMYSLASQYTVCDMNFCSLHGPTIPNRYYLMSGTAGGETTNAGQNNYTRTWTTVPEQLQQAGIDWRVYSDNSGNGVGGSLQSGYVGEYGCNVTNSFASFDPRTADPAELEPGTGKVWKANSFVYEGATTPNDDSEANLDAVLRDLVAACEPGAEHPLPEVSWVVMPAAWSEHPGFDTVHGERYMNKVLKTLQSNEDIWNHTLVIITYDENDGKFDHVLPPRPEEGTPGEFAGTTPYGFGPRVPMLLVSPWTRGGYVASEVFDHTSTVKFLETWAAHLGKPFTCPNITPWRRSIAGDLTSAIDFAHPRPGPVVIADPVTGTPPRPPRDRMEPRGLSFHPHATFTEDRSAGTVTASMTLTGGPAGKAVSLQVFPDRYLPFSNTPYTVSEADPRAYTWDTTQTDGRYAFSVYGPDGFLRSFAGQMVPEHTSTRHIGLPRVEARLVRGWRAVVRLALHNDGRHPVRYTLRANDYAGGTRKVTVPGGRSTVVDWPTEHGYYDVVLTADTGTEWTQRYAGRVATA
- a CDS encoding helix-turn-helix domain-containing protein, translating into MPRPDPEQPAANDAHLHAATLKRLEQSSGRLAANAIARMDESLPWYRAMPPENRSWIGLVAQAGIAAFTEWFRHPETPQAISTDVFGTAPRELTRAITLRQTVEMVRTTIEVMEAAIDEVAAPGDESVLREALLVYAREIAFATAQVYAQAAEARGAWDARLESLVVNAVLSGEADEGAVSRAAALGWNSPEHVCVLLGTAPDGDSELTVEAIRRAARHAKLQVLTGVLGNRLVVIAGGSDNPLQVAKALIGPYAAGPVVAGPVVADLLAATRSAQAAAAGLKACGAWQDAPRPVLADDLLPERAMAGDPAAREQLVEEIYRPLEEAGSALLETLSVYLEQASSLEGAARMLFVHPNTVRYRLRRVTDVTGWSPSDVRSAFTLRIALILGRLADRDTQS
- a CDS encoding pirin family protein gives rise to the protein MISVHRAGDRFEGGDGAAGIESRHSFSFGSFYDPDNLRFGPVLACNEERLAPGAGFEEHPHSHTEIVTWVVEGELTHRDSAGHATVVRAGDVQHLSAASGVRHVERNDGESPLTFLQMWLAPLEPGGEPSYTTVPGIADSTPYALPEAGAMLHVRRLAEGERAAVPDAPRVYVHVVRGTVRLGDEELTSGDAARITGGTGLELVAADTAEVLVWELAH
- a CDS encoding ketoacyl-ACP synthase III, which encodes MSKIKPSQGAPYARIMGVGGYRPTRVVPNEVILETIDSSDEWIRSRSGIATRHWASEEETVAAMSVEAAGKAVADAGITPEQIGAVIVSTVSHFKQTPAIATEIAHKVGAGKPAAFDISAGCAGFGYGLTLAKGMIVEGSAEYVLVIGVERLSDLTDLTDRATAFLFGDGAGAVIVGPSQVPAIGPTVWGSEGDKSETIKQTVAWNDFQVGDVTKLPLNDRGEIKFPAITQEGQAVFRWAVFEMAKVAQQALDAAGIAPEDLDVFIPHQANMRIIDSMVKTLKLPESVTVARDVETTGNTSAASIPLAMERLLATGQAKSGDTALVIGFGAGLVYAATVVTLP
- the fabF gene encoding beta-ketoacyl-ACP synthase II; the protein is MNSTNRTVVVTGIGATTPLGGDSASTWEGLMAGRSGVKPLEGERFAELPVRIAALAAVDPADVLPRPLARRLDRSAQFALIAAREAWADAGFTGKAGEDETIQPERLGSVIASGIGGVITLLDQYDVLKEKGVRRVSPHTVPMLMPNGPAANVGIEVNAQAGVHTPVSACASGAEAIGYAVEMIRTGRADVVLAGGTEAAIHPLPIAAFANMMAMSKSNDEPEKASRPYDVGRDGFVLGEGAGVVVLESAEHAAARGARVYCEVLGQGLSADAHHIAQPEPTGRGIAAAMQNLLDQTDLKPSEIAHLNAHATSTPQGDIAEVKALRSVLGEDLDHVAISATKSMTGHLLGGAGGIETVATVLALHHRMAPPTINVENLDESVDADIVRDAPRALPEGPIAAINNSFGFGGHNVVLAFRSV
- a CDS encoding acyl carrier protein, whose product is MAATQEEIVKGLADIVNEIAGIPAEDVQLDKSFTDDLDVDSLSMVEVVVAAEERFDVKIPDEDVKNLKTVGDAADYILKHQA
- a CDS encoding MerR family transcriptional regulator; the encoded protein is MTVMETTSSRADICASAPSAHPRPDGRDRYTISEVVAFTGLTAHTLRWYERIGLMPHVDRSHTGQRRFSNRDLDWLSFVTKLRLTGMPVAHMVRYAELIREGDHTFEERQELLEATRRDVKTRIAELQDTLAVLDYKIDFYAGARGAPEGPSA
- a CDS encoding beta-lactamase family protein, with translation MQSLAMIDNWPVPTAAAAVVRADGTVAGTHGPTAHRFPLASVTKPIAAYAALVAYEEGAVELDEPAGPEGSTVRHLLAHTSGLAFDEHRVMAPPGNRRLYSNAGFEVLGDHIAKAAGIPFPEYVRQAVLEPLGMTATTLDGSPAKDGVSTVDDLARFAAEVQAPRLLDPRTVLAAQTVVHPGLKGVLPGFGHQNPNDWGLGFEIRGAKSPHWTGASSSPATFGHFGQSGTFLWIDPVAGAACVALTDRAFGPWAAEVWPAFTDAVLAELAG